In a genomic window of Pieris brassicae chromosome 7, ilPieBrab1.1, whole genome shotgun sequence:
- the LOC123712052 gene encoding protein singed, whose translation MNGLNGHTNGELNGAGDIITQNQQRGWWTIGLINSRYRYLTAETFGFKINANGTSLKKKQIWTLEPASGSANDSMIYLRSHLDKYLAVDSFGNVTCEADEKEPGSKFQISVSDDASGRWALRNVERGYFLGSSSDKLTCTAKVPGDAELWHVHLAARPQVNLRSIGRKRFAHLSESLDEIHVDANVPWGEDTLFTLEFRADEGGKYALHTCNNKYLSAPGKLLDSCSASCLFSAEYHAGALALRDAEGAYLAPIGSKAVLKTRSTAVTRDELFSLEDSLPQAAFVAALNDKYVSVKQGVDVTANQDEISSHETFQLEFDWATKRWYIRTMQDRYWTLETGGGIQASGDNKSSNALFELEWQGGGSVAFRANNGKYITTKRSGHLYANTDTVEDNCKYYFYLINRPILVLKCEQGFVGPKGVRMECNKANYETIQVVRGPKGAVYFKGSNNKYWHADSEAVTCDADAPQGFHLELREPTRLAIRSAEDGRYLAAVKNGNFRLASADLSSATQWEY comes from the exons ATGAACGGCTTAAACGGTCACACAAACGGCGAGTTGAATGGCGCCGGCGACATCATCACACAGAACCAACAGCGCGGCTGGTGGACCATCGGCCTCATCAACTCGCGATACCGGTACCTCACCGCGGAGACCTTTGGCTTCAAGATAAACGCCAACGGCACCAGCTTAAAGAAGAAACAGATTTGGACCTTGGAGCCAGCCTCTGGGAGCGCTAACGACA GTATGATCTACCTTCGCTCCCACCTGGACAAGTACCTCGCCGTGGACTCATTCGGCAATGTCACCTGTGAAGCTGATGAGAAGGAGCCCGGCAGCAAGTTTCAAATCAG TGTTTCTGACGATGCGTCGGGTCGTTGGGCGTTGCGCAACGTGGAGAGAGGCTATTTTCTCGGCTCCAGTTCAGACAAGTTGACCTGCACTGCGAAGGTTCCAGGTGATGCAGAACTTTGGCACGTACATTTGGCTGCCAGACCACAG GTGAACCTGCGGTCGATCGGCCGTAAGCGATTCGCTCATTTGTCCGAAAGCCTAGACGAGATTCACGTCGACGCCAATGTTCCATGGGGTGAAGACACTCTCTTCACATTGGAATTCCGCGCTGATGAGGGTGGCAAGTATGCCTTGCACACCTGCAACAACAAGTACCTTAGCGCACCTGGAAAG TTGCTGGACTCGTGCAGCGCGTCGTGCCTGTTCAGCGCAGAGTATCACGCGGGAGCGCTGGCACTCCGAGACGCCGAGGGGGCTTACTTGGCGCCCATCGGGTCCAAGGCCGTGCTTAAGACGCGCTCTACTGCCGTCACCCGCGATGAGCTCTTCTCACTCGAAGACAGCCTGCCGCAGGCCGCATTCGTGGCTGCTCTCAACGACAAATATGTGTCAGTTAAACAAG GCGTCGACGTGACGGCTAACCAAGACGAGATTTCCTCGCACGAGACCTTCCAGCTGGAGTTCGATTGGGCGACGAAGCGCTGGTACATCCGAACTATGCAGGACCGCTACTGGACTCTCGAGACCGGAGGCGGCATACAGGCCAGCGGAGACAACAA GTCTTCGAACGCGCTCTTCGAGCTGGAGTGGCAAGGAGGGGGCTCCGTGGCCTTCCGCGCCAACAACGGCAAGTACATCACGACCAAGAGATCGGGGCATCTCTACGCCAACACGGATACCGTCGAAGACAACTGCAAATATTACTTCTACCTCATCAACAG GCCGATCCTGGTGCTGAAGTGCGAGCAAGGCTTCGTGGGTCCGAAGGGAGTGCGCATGGAGTGCAACAAAGCCAACTACGAGACCATTCAAGTGGTGCGGGGACCCAAGGGAGCGGTCTACTTCAAAG GATCTAACAACAAGTACTGGCACGCGGACAGCGAGGCCGTTACTTGCGATGCTGACGCTCCACAG GGCTTCCACCTGGAGCTGCGCGAGCCTACCCGTTTGGCGATCCGGTCCGCGGAAGACGGGCGCTACCTGGCGGCCGTCAAGAACGGCAACTTCCGCCTCGCCTCCGCCGACCTCTCCTCCGCCACGCAGTGGGAGTACTAA